The sequence tcaaataataaaaaacttgggtagatttatatcttaatatcagaaagtaagataattaaataataagaaaaagtaaatctgactaaaaattataaaaataaattattttaatttacaaatatgtacaaaaaaattctttacaaaataaataaataaacaaagtgcataaatttatattttagccttTGAAAGGAATTGACAACACAACTCCGCCTCCTCTATCGTGTTTAGGTCCTTGGTTGTTACCCCAATTTTTTTGGTAGAAAGCGTTAGCATCCACTTTTGCACCATTCTTTCCTTgccataaattgtaattgtaatcgCCTCTTAAAGAACTACCTTGACCGGGAGTATGTGTTCCTTGTAGGACGACACTTCCTTTCTCTTCCGGCGATCTCCTTTCTCT comes from Lycorma delicatula isolate Av1 chromosome 3, ASM4794821v1, whole genome shotgun sequence and encodes:
- the LOC142321985 gene encoding uncharacterized protein LOC142321985, whose translation is MKLVIFTAALLVCIISTLSAAVPLYEEQLPYETEDTFETAVRERRSPEEKGSVVLQGTHTPGQGSSLRGDYNYNLWQGKNGAKVDANAFYQKNWGNNQGPKHDRGGGVVLSIPFKG